In the genome of Nicoliella spurrieriana, the window AATGGCATGGTGGTAATTCGGATCTAACTTCGTATGCTGAAGTGGTTGCTGATCCCGTTGAACTCGATATTGAAATGATTACGGTCATCTTAAGTCGCAAGCCGAAAAAAATCAGTAGCCGCGACGCGATGCAATCATCAGTTGAAACCTCCCCCTACTATCCAGCTTGGCGCAATCAAGCGCATCTAGACCTAATAGAAATGAAGCGAGCAATTAATACTAATGATTTTAAAACGATTGGCCACATTGCAGAAACCAATGCAATGCGCATGCACGCATTAACGTTAAGTGCTGACCCTAGTTTTACCTATTTAAATGCGGACAGCCTAGCCGTAATTGAGCTAGTCCGATCCCTTCGAATGAATGGAATTGACTGTTATTTCACAATGGATGCAGGGCCAAACGTTAAAATCATTTGTCAGCAACTAAATGAATCCATAATTATAACCCACCTTCAGCAATTATTTGCTGACGAAAACATCGTTGTATGTAAACCGGGGCCTGGTGTTAAAATAATTAACGACCCCAGAAAATAGAAGGGAAATGATTTTTTGATAACCGTTAAAGCACCCGGCA includes:
- the mvaD gene encoding diphosphomevalonate decarboxylase, with the protein product MNNHLVWARAHTNIALVKYWGKLDSQLIIPQNSSLSLTLDHFYTDTGVKFDATLSIDQLWIDGNQVPMEQKVKDCLDAVRSLAGFHQAAIVKSYNHVPNSAGLASSASAFAALATAACKAANLVLNGKQLSRIARRGSGSATRSIFGGFVEWHGGNSDLTSYAEVVADPVELDIEMITVILSRKPKKISSRDAMQSSVETSPYYPAWRNQAHLDLIEMKRAINTNDFKTIGHIAETNAMRMHALTLSADPSFTYLNADSLAVIELVRSLRMNGIDCYFTMDAGPNVKIICQQLNESIIITHLQQLFADENIVVCKPGPGVKIINDPRK